From the Microbacterium thalassium genome, one window contains:
- a CDS encoding TetR/AcrR family transcriptional regulator has product MEKRQYAKGVAKREEILAASLELIAEEGYGAVTIREVAARAGLSKTGIGHHFASKDQLLTALIAQRDAPALEVLEDASPEDLFEITRTSMAWQHAIPGLTELYVRLAAEATDPDNAAHQFFAERFRAANEHGFAALEGLQETGHAPKSIDPRVLSMLMSMLVDGIQLRLLYEPDLDMTAPLDALQNLFELAARAEALAPPSDGPTAH; this is encoded by the coding sequence ATGGAGAAGCGGCAGTACGCGAAAGGCGTGGCGAAGCGCGAGGAGATCCTCGCGGCATCCCTCGAGCTCATCGCCGAGGAGGGCTACGGTGCGGTGACGATCCGAGAGGTCGCCGCCCGCGCGGGGCTCAGCAAGACCGGCATCGGCCACCACTTCGCCAGCAAGGACCAGCTGCTCACGGCGCTGATCGCGCAACGCGACGCGCCGGCTCTCGAGGTCCTCGAGGATGCGTCGCCCGAGGACCTCTTCGAGATCACGCGCACCAGCATGGCGTGGCAGCATGCCATCCCCGGCCTCACGGAGCTGTACGTTCGGCTGGCGGCAGAAGCCACCGATCCCGACAACGCCGCTCACCAGTTCTTCGCGGAGCGGTTCCGGGCGGCCAACGAGCATGGATTCGCCGCGCTCGAGGGGCTGCAGGAGACCGGCCATGCGCCGAAGTCGATCGACCCGCGGGTGCTGTCGATGCTCATGTCCATGTTGGTCGACGGAATCCAGTTGCGGCTTCTCTACGAGCCCGACCTCGACATGACCGCGCCGCTCGACGCGCTCCAGAACCTGTTCGAGCTCGCCGCCCGGGCCGAGGCGCTCGCCCCGCCGTCGGACGGTCCGACCGCGCACTGA
- a CDS encoding cytochrome P450, with product MQIHATAHEPTTGLDISSVAFWSKTFDERNETFAQLRADHPVSWHPPMEDLDLAPEEHGEAGYWAVVRAEDIAHVSMHHELFSSQLGTTSLHPIPGNAGASFLDYDPPKHTAYRKIMSAAFTPKAVARLSQKIEERAAGIIDRVVGAGEIDFVDEVSSRLPMMTVADLLGVPEELMETFRQAGDDLFALQDPGVGGSREERFATSATAFGTLSQIATELAEARRAKPQDDIMTALVQANIDGEVLDEMDLTMITLLFATAGNDTTKQTTTWSLMQLEANPDQKRWLMDDYDGRIVGAIEEFVRHASPVMQFARTATQDVELGGQLISAGDKVGIFYCSGNRDESVFDRPGRFDLSRTPNRHQAFGGGGVHYCLGNAVAKAQLRALFRQILTKLPDIEIGEPVQLVSDFINGVRHLPVTIR from the coding sequence ATGCAGATCCACGCAACCGCCCACGAGCCGACCACCGGCCTGGACATCTCCAGCGTCGCGTTCTGGAGCAAGACGTTCGACGAGCGCAACGAGACGTTCGCACAGCTCCGCGCCGACCACCCGGTGAGCTGGCACCCGCCGATGGAGGACCTCGACCTCGCTCCCGAAGAGCACGGCGAGGCAGGGTACTGGGCGGTGGTGCGCGCCGAGGACATCGCGCACGTGAGCATGCATCACGAGCTGTTCAGCTCGCAGCTGGGCACGACGTCGCTCCACCCGATTCCCGGGAATGCCGGGGCGAGCTTCCTCGACTACGACCCGCCCAAGCACACGGCGTACCGCAAGATCATGAGCGCGGCCTTCACCCCGAAGGCGGTCGCACGTCTTAGCCAGAAGATCGAGGAGCGCGCCGCCGGAATCATCGACCGCGTGGTCGGCGCCGGTGAGATCGACTTCGTCGACGAGGTGTCGTCGCGACTGCCCATGATGACCGTGGCCGACCTCCTGGGCGTCCCGGAAGAGCTCATGGAGACATTCCGCCAGGCCGGCGACGACCTGTTCGCGCTGCAGGACCCCGGCGTGGGCGGCTCGCGCGAGGAGCGGTTCGCTACCTCGGCGACCGCGTTCGGCACGCTGTCGCAGATCGCGACCGAACTCGCCGAGGCGCGGCGCGCGAAGCCCCAGGACGACATCATGACGGCGCTCGTGCAGGCGAACATCGACGGGGAGGTCCTCGACGAGATGGACCTCACAATGATCACCCTGCTGTTCGCGACCGCCGGGAACGACACCACGAAGCAGACGACGACGTGGAGCCTCATGCAGCTCGAGGCGAACCCGGATCAGAAGCGCTGGCTCATGGACGACTACGACGGGCGGATCGTCGGAGCCATCGAGGAGTTCGTCCGCCACGCGAGCCCCGTCATGCAGTTCGCCCGCACCGCCACGCAGGACGTCGAGCTGGGCGGGCAGCTCATCTCGGCCGGCGACAAGGTCGGCATCTTCTACTGCTCGGGCAATCGCGACGAGTCGGTGTTCGACCGGCCCGGGCGGTTCGACCTGTCGCGCACGCCGAACCGCCACCAGGCGTTCGGTGGAGGCGGGGTGCACTACTGCCTCGGCAATGCCGTCGCGAAGGCGCAGCTGCGCGCGCTGTTCCGCCAGATACTCACCAAGCTGCCCGACATCGAGATCGGCGAGCCGGTCCAGCTGGTCAGCGACTTCATCAACGGCGTGCGGCACCTGCCCGTCACGATCCGCTGA
- a CDS encoding ferredoxin → MTILRIDVDRNRCTGIGICESYAPDRFEVDDDGTLIVRGEDVSAAERDEIEQAVNGCPAAALRLVEVPA, encoded by the coding sequence ATGACCATTCTGCGAATCGACGTCGACCGCAACCGCTGCACCGGCATCGGCATCTGCGAGTCGTACGCGCCGGACCGCTTCGAGGTCGACGACGACGGCACCCTCATCGTGCGGGGCGAGGACGTCTCGGCCGCCGAACGGGACGAGATCGAGCAGGCGGTGAACGGTTGCCCGGCGGCCGCGCTGCGTCTCGTGGAAGTGCCGGCCTGA
- a CDS encoding NAD(P)/FAD-dependent oxidoreductase, with protein MSGQLVVVGASLAGLRAVEAARKAGFDGAITLIGAETHLPYDRPPLSKRYLLGEVDADVYRTEDALREELGVELRLGERAIALRAEDRVVVTDRDEYRYDSLIIATGAAPRTIPGVPDLAGIVTLRSIGDADRLRELVVPGARVVILGAGFIGSEIASSAKKLGAHATVLDGAPVPLVRAVGEEIGGALASLHPANGTRLILGTVIEEFVGDDAIREVRLSNGEVLPADVVVIGIGAAPATGWLRDSGIDLDARDGGVVCDEHMQTSLPGVFAAGDVAHWPNRALGLTMRLENWTNAADQAAVAGRNAVTPDSLAPYATVPYFWSDWYEQRIQFVGTATADSVEIVAGSVDDTRFVALFVTDDRVVGAATLNEPRKIMKLRRVIADGAGREAALEIVNGAARARTPEGATA; from the coding sequence ATGAGCGGGCAGCTTGTCGTCGTCGGAGCCTCGCTCGCCGGGCTGCGCGCTGTGGAGGCCGCGCGGAAGGCCGGATTCGACGGTGCGATCACGCTCATCGGCGCTGAGACGCACCTGCCGTATGATCGCCCGCCGCTGTCGAAGCGCTACCTGCTGGGCGAGGTCGATGCTGACGTCTACCGCACCGAGGACGCGCTCCGCGAAGAACTCGGGGTCGAACTGAGGCTCGGCGAGAGGGCGATCGCGTTGCGCGCCGAAGACCGCGTCGTCGTGACCGACCGCGACGAGTACCGGTACGACTCCCTGATCATCGCCACGGGAGCGGCGCCGCGGACGATCCCCGGCGTGCCGGACCTGGCCGGCATCGTCACACTGCGCAGCATCGGGGACGCCGATCGCCTGCGCGAGCTGGTGGTCCCCGGAGCGCGCGTCGTCATCCTCGGCGCCGGGTTCATCGGCTCCGAGATCGCCTCGTCGGCGAAGAAGCTGGGAGCGCACGCGACCGTCCTCGACGGTGCACCCGTGCCGCTCGTGCGGGCCGTCGGCGAGGAGATCGGCGGCGCGCTCGCGTCGCTGCATCCGGCGAACGGCACCCGCCTCATCCTCGGCACCGTCATCGAGGAGTTCGTGGGCGACGACGCGATCCGCGAGGTGCGACTGAGCAACGGCGAGGTCCTGCCCGCGGACGTGGTCGTGATCGGGATCGGTGCGGCTCCGGCGACCGGCTGGCTGCGGGATTCCGGCATCGACCTCGACGCCCGCGACGGCGGCGTCGTGTGCGACGAGCACATGCAGACATCGCTGCCGGGAGTGTTCGCCGCCGGCGACGTCGCGCACTGGCCGAACCGTGCACTCGGGCTCACGATGCGTCTCGAGAACTGGACGAACGCGGCCGACCAGGCCGCGGTAGCCGGGCGCAACGCCGTCACTCCCGACAGTCTCGCGCCCTACGCGACCGTCCCCTACTTCTGGAGCGATTGGTACGAGCAGCGCATCCAGTTCGTCGGCACCGCGACCGCGGATTCCGTCGAGATCGTCGCCGGCTCCGTCGACGACACGCGCTTCGTCGCGCTCTTCGTCACCGACGATCGCGTGGTGGGCGCGGCGACCCTCAACGAGCCGCGAAAGATCATGAAGCTGAGGCGCGTCATCGCCGATGGTGCCGGCAGAGAGGCCGCGCTCGAGATCGTCAACGGCGCAGCACGCGCTCGCACGCCCGAAGGAGCGACAGCATGA
- a CDS encoding NAD(P)-dependent alcohol dehydrogenase — translation MSITTEAAVLREPDAPFALEQVTLSDLGPTSVLVRVVGAGFCHTDVMPRGLASYALPAVLGHEGAGVVVDAGSEVTDVAIGDAVVLTFAYCGVCAQCAGGTPSYCELFTGMNMTARNVDGTSGGTDAEQRDIGTRWFGQSSFARHAVVDQRSLVVVDADLPLELLGPLGCGIQTGAGTVLTAMGLQPGQSIAVFGAGAVGLAAIMAAKLAGASDIVAIDVVPERLELALELGATRVVRGKDPLADEKVVGDGPGMDFALDTTARSAVMETALGTLRIGGELVLVGASADALSVHPTQLTGKKVGYVLEGAADPHELIPRLIAHWKAGEFPFDRLIETFPFESVNDAEEATHSGRVVKPVLTFASE, via the coding sequence ATGAGCATCACCACCGAGGCCGCCGTCCTGCGCGAGCCCGACGCGCCGTTCGCGCTCGAGCAGGTCACCCTGTCGGACCTGGGCCCGACGAGCGTGCTCGTCCGCGTCGTCGGCGCGGGGTTCTGCCATACCGACGTGATGCCGCGGGGTCTCGCCTCGTACGCCCTCCCGGCGGTCCTCGGTCACGAAGGCGCCGGCGTCGTCGTCGATGCGGGCTCCGAGGTGACCGACGTGGCGATCGGCGACGCGGTCGTGCTGACCTTCGCCTATTGCGGCGTGTGCGCGCAGTGCGCCGGTGGCACGCCCTCGTACTGCGAACTGTTCACCGGGATGAACATGACCGCCCGCAACGTCGACGGCACGAGCGGTGGCACGGATGCCGAGCAGCGGGACATCGGGACGCGCTGGTTCGGCCAGTCGTCGTTCGCCCGCCATGCCGTCGTCGACCAGCGCAGCCTTGTCGTCGTCGACGCGGACCTGCCGCTCGAGCTGCTCGGACCGCTCGGATGCGGGATCCAGACCGGCGCGGGCACGGTCCTGACCGCCATGGGGCTTCAGCCCGGACAGAGCATCGCCGTGTTCGGCGCCGGAGCGGTCGGACTCGCCGCGATCATGGCCGCGAAGCTCGCGGGCGCGTCCGACATCGTCGCGATCGACGTGGTGCCCGAGCGGCTCGAGCTGGCGCTGGAGCTGGGAGCGACGCGCGTCGTGCGGGGGAAGGACCCGCTGGCGGACGAGAAGGTGGTCGGCGACGGCCCCGGGATGGACTTCGCGCTGGACACCACGGCCCGGTCAGCGGTGATGGAGACGGCGCTCGGCACCCTCCGGATCGGAGGCGAACTCGTCCTCGTCGGCGCGAGCGCGGACGCGCTGTCCGTGCATCCGACCCAGCTGACCGGCAAGAAGGTGGGGTACGTGCTCGAGGGAGCGGCCGACCCCCACGAGCTGATCCCCCGGCTGATCGCGCATTGGAAGGCGGGGGAGTTCCCCTTCGACCGACTGATCGAGACATTCCCGTTCGAGTCCGTCAATGACGCGGAGGAGGCGACTCACTCCGGCCGTGTCGTCAAGCCCGTGCTGACGTTCGCATCCGAATGA
- a CDS encoding HtaA domain-containing protein, translating to METIVSAERGQAATAAGWMDWSVKDSFLRYVKGLPDGVCDVSPDIGLVGGGVFRFPLTAIDLAPETSWRFGGFLRFTGHGGFLEVVIAEPALEESDGHYRFTSADRDRRICIADAEPVESADSRTRFALRLTTDGALLFGGVYSAGEPLSDLVMTTTEHPTTSQRA from the coding sequence ATGGAGACGATCGTGAGCGCGGAGCGCGGCCAGGCGGCCACCGCGGCCGGCTGGATGGACTGGTCGGTGAAGGACTCCTTCCTGCGCTACGTCAAGGGGCTTCCTGATGGCGTGTGCGACGTGTCGCCGGACATCGGGCTCGTCGGCGGCGGCGTCTTCCGCTTCCCGCTGACCGCCATCGATCTGGCCCCTGAGACGTCCTGGCGCTTCGGCGGATTCCTCCGTTTCACCGGGCACGGCGGCTTCCTCGAGGTTGTGATCGCCGAGCCCGCGCTGGAGGAATCCGACGGCCACTACCGCTTCACGTCCGCCGACCGCGACCGGCGCATCTGCATCGCCGACGCCGAGCCGGTGGAGTCCGCGGACTCCCGGACCCGCTTCGCGCTGCGCCTGACCACCGACGGCGCGCTGCTCTTCGGCGGCGTGTACTCCGCCGGCGAACCGCTCAGCGACCTCGTCATGACCACGACAGAGCACCCCACCACCAGCCAGAGAGCATGA
- a CDS encoding cytochrome P450, which translates to MTATLPYPMPAKQNLVNAEGIKRDYAELREQASVVPVAFPFGEGDGWMTLTYDLARQMYNDPRFSIEAMLDLDEYPRMRQAEKMATPSFMAYDGEKHQTKRKVLMKHLTVKRVQKLIPDTARLVEEALDDLERSGNPANVSDTFSRILPVRVLCSLLGAPPIEDREFLEASYFVVDSRAQTLEQVMEAYVLIATYFDKLYEEKKRNPGDDLMSAMIHDTEAGEWTEDELRTLGMTLLAAGHDATGSMLNGMLEWLSYEPELFTRLRNEPEALPRATEELLRCVSVGVGIARGRIATEDMELGGVHIKAGDAVGGNFQAAHHDPAAYPNPDVLDIDRVDPKPHMAFGYGPHACVGAQLARMEINLALKAVLGRYKTFTNVEPAEGWRERRLMKGTPQLIVNWERA; encoded by the coding sequence ATGACTGCAACCCTTCCCTACCCGATGCCCGCCAAGCAGAACCTCGTCAACGCCGAGGGGATCAAGCGGGACTATGCCGAACTGCGCGAGCAGGCGAGCGTCGTCCCCGTCGCGTTCCCCTTCGGCGAGGGCGACGGCTGGATGACGCTCACCTACGATCTCGCCCGCCAGATGTACAACGACCCGCGCTTCAGCATCGAGGCGATGCTGGATCTCGACGAGTACCCCCGGATGCGTCAGGCCGAGAAGATGGCGACGCCGTCGTTCATGGCCTACGACGGCGAGAAGCACCAGACCAAGCGCAAGGTGCTCATGAAGCACCTGACCGTCAAGCGGGTCCAGAAGCTGATCCCCGACACCGCGCGGCTCGTCGAGGAGGCCCTCGACGATCTCGAGCGCTCCGGCAACCCCGCCAACGTCAGCGACACGTTCTCGCGGATCCTCCCGGTGCGGGTGCTCTGCTCGCTGCTCGGCGCTCCGCCGATCGAGGACCGCGAGTTCCTCGAGGCGTCGTACTTCGTCGTCGACTCGCGCGCCCAGACGCTCGAGCAGGTCATGGAGGCCTACGTCCTCATCGCCACCTACTTCGACAAGCTGTACGAGGAGAAGAAGCGCAACCCCGGCGATGACCTGATGAGCGCCATGATCCACGACACCGAGGCCGGCGAGTGGACCGAGGATGAGCTGCGCACCCTCGGGATGACGCTCCTGGCCGCCGGGCACGACGCCACCGGTTCGATGCTCAACGGCATGCTCGAGTGGCTCTCGTACGAGCCTGAACTGTTCACGCGGCTGCGCAACGAGCCCGAGGCCCTGCCCCGGGCGACCGAGGAGCTGCTGCGCTGCGTGAGCGTCGGCGTCGGCATCGCGCGCGGCCGCATCGCCACCGAGGACATGGAGCTCGGCGGCGTCCACATCAAGGCCGGCGACGCCGTGGGCGGGAACTTCCAGGCGGCGCACCACGATCCGGCCGCGTACCCGAACCCCGACGTGCTCGACATCGACCGTGTCGACCCGAAGCCGCACATGGCGTTCGGCTATGGCCCGCATGCGTGCGTGGGGGCCCAGCTCGCGCGCATGGAGATCAACCTCGCACTCAAGGCGGTGCTCGGCCGCTACAAGACCTTCACCAACGTCGAGCCCGCCGAGGGATGGCGCGAGCGTCGCCTCATGAAGGGCACGCCGCAGCTCATCGTGAACTGGGAGCGGGCATGA
- a CDS encoding NAD(P)/FAD-dependent oxidoreductase, which yields MTEPRDATDPGARVVIVGASAAGSGVALNLRRMGYEGAITLIGEEAELPYDRPPLSKGVLLGTAGLDSLGLASHEELSTAQVELRLGVRAVALDTTAKEVRLETGESVGYDTLVIATGATPRRIPSLAGSANVHVLRTIADAEAFERSLVPGTRLAIVGSGLIGLEVASTATKRGVQVSVIEPADLPMRERLTPDVARWLLDQHVAHGVRFHLGTQVEGVVSDGDRVTALCLADGTELEVDVVLMSVGAAPNVAWLESSGIELDNGVVTDHRQRAADDVYAVGDVARFVHTSLDRVMRMETRSNAIEGAVHLARTIAGEEAPYAPVPFFWTDQYDFKIQSFGMVDPTADLVFEDGSLEGSKWVLAAYDDGELRGVIARGHGPVLARLRRQLAQNYQRNAERVLD from the coding sequence ATGACCGAGCCTCGGGATGCAACCGACCCCGGTGCGCGGGTCGTCATCGTGGGGGCCTCCGCGGCGGGGTCCGGGGTGGCGCTGAACCTTCGCCGCATGGGATACGAGGGGGCGATCACCCTCATCGGCGAGGAGGCCGAGCTTCCGTATGACCGCCCCCCGCTGTCGAAGGGCGTCCTGCTCGGCACGGCCGGGCTCGACTCGCTGGGCCTCGCCTCGCACGAGGAGCTGAGCACGGCCCAGGTCGAGCTCCGCCTCGGCGTGCGCGCCGTCGCTCTCGACACCACCGCCAAGGAGGTGCGGCTCGAGACCGGTGAGTCGGTCGGCTACGACACGCTCGTGATCGCGACCGGAGCAACTCCGCGCCGTATCCCCTCTCTCGCCGGCTCTGCGAACGTCCACGTGCTGCGCACGATCGCCGACGCCGAGGCCTTCGAGCGCAGTCTCGTGCCGGGCACCCGGCTGGCGATCGTCGGCAGCGGTCTCATCGGGCTCGAGGTGGCTTCGACGGCCACCAAGCGCGGCGTCCAGGTGTCGGTGATCGAGCCGGCCGACCTGCCGATGCGCGAGCGACTGACCCCGGATGTCGCGCGGTGGCTGCTCGACCAGCATGTCGCCCACGGCGTGAGATTCCACCTGGGCACGCAGGTCGAGGGCGTGGTCAGCGACGGCGACCGGGTGACGGCGCTGTGTCTCGCAGACGGCACTGAGCTGGAGGTCGACGTCGTCCTGATGTCGGTGGGCGCCGCTCCCAACGTGGCGTGGCTCGAGTCGAGCGGCATCGAGCTCGACAACGGTGTGGTCACCGACCATCGCCAGCGCGCAGCGGACGACGTGTACGCGGTCGGCGACGTCGCGCGTTTCGTCCACACGTCGCTCGACCGCGTGATGCGGATGGAGACGCGCTCCAACGCGATCGAAGGTGCCGTCCATCTGGCCCGCACCATCGCCGGCGAGGAGGCGCCGTATGCGCCCGTCCCGTTCTTCTGGACCGATCAGTACGACTTCAAGATCCAGTCCTTCGGGATGGTCGACCCCACCGCGGACCTCGTCTTCGAGGACGGCTCGCTCGAGGGGTCGAAGTGGGTCCTCGCGGCCTATGACGACGGAGAGCTGCGCGGCGTGATCGCGCGCGGCCACGGCCCGGTGCTCGCGCGGCTGCGCCGGCAGCTCGCCCAGAACTATCAGCGGAACGCCGAGCGAGTGCTCGACTGA
- a CDS encoding ferredoxin has translation MKILIDESRCIAAGNCVMVAPEIYDQREDDGIVVLLDDSPEGAALQAKAREGAAICPSKVVTILD, from the coding sequence ATGAAGATCCTGATCGACGAGAGCCGCTGCATCGCGGCGGGCAACTGCGTGATGGTCGCGCCCGAGATCTACGACCAGCGTGAGGACGACGGCATCGTCGTTCTGCTGGACGACAGCCCCGAGGGCGCCGCGCTGCAGGCGAAGGCACGCGAAGGGGCCGCGATCTGCCCGTCCAAGGTCGTCACGATCCTCGACTGA
- a CDS encoding thiolase family protein, with amino-acid sequence MTSAVIVDAVRTASGKGKPGGALSGVHPSEMLATVIRALVDRAGIDPALIDDVIAGCVSQVGDQSNNIARTAALLAGLPVTVPGTTVDRQCGSSQQAAHFAAQGVIAGAYDIAIAAGVESMSRVPMFSNGQGGHPHAGLDARFPSLPPQGIGAELICSRWGFDRDAVDAFAAASHSRAAAAQAGGVWDREIIPVTLPDGSPHTGDETVRPTTSVEGLAGLAPAFRSSGYGERYPEIDWKITAGNSSPLTDGASGMLIMSEDLAQRLDLTPRARFHSFAVIGSDPEIMLTGPIDAARKIMAKAGMTISDFDAYEVNEAFAPVPMAWAEDLGADPALLNPRGGAIALGHPLGASGTRLMTTMLHYLEDTGGRFGLQAICEAGGMANATIIERL; translated from the coding sequence ATGACCAGCGCCGTGATCGTGGACGCCGTGAGGACGGCATCCGGCAAGGGAAAGCCGGGCGGAGCGCTGTCGGGGGTCCACCCGTCGGAGATGCTCGCGACGGTGATCCGCGCCCTCGTGGATCGCGCGGGGATCGATCCCGCCCTCATCGACGACGTGATCGCCGGCTGCGTCAGCCAGGTCGGCGACCAGAGCAACAACATCGCGCGCACCGCCGCGCTGCTCGCGGGGCTGCCCGTCACCGTCCCCGGGACGACCGTCGACCGTCAGTGCGGGTCCAGCCAGCAGGCGGCCCATTTCGCCGCGCAGGGCGTGATCGCCGGCGCGTACGACATCGCGATCGCGGCCGGCGTCGAGTCGATGAGCCGCGTACCGATGTTCTCCAACGGCCAGGGCGGGCATCCCCACGCGGGACTCGATGCCCGGTTCCCCAGCCTGCCGCCGCAGGGCATCGGTGCCGAGCTCATCTGCTCGCGATGGGGCTTCGACCGCGACGCCGTCGACGCCTTCGCCGCGGCGTCCCACAGCCGTGCGGCGGCGGCCCAGGCGGGCGGTGTCTGGGATCGCGAGATCATCCCGGTCACACTGCCCGACGGATCGCCGCACACGGGCGACGAGACGGTGCGTCCGACGACCAGCGTCGAGGGACTCGCGGGGCTCGCGCCCGCGTTCCGCTCCTCCGGGTATGGCGAGCGCTACCCGGAGATCGACTGGAAGATCACGGCGGGCAACTCCTCGCCGCTCACCGACGGCGCCTCCGGCATGCTCATCATGAGCGAGGACCTCGCACAGAGGCTCGATCTGACCCCCCGTGCGCGCTTCCACAGCTTCGCCGTCATCGGATCCGACCCCGAGATCATGCTCACCGGGCCGATCGACGCCGCTCGGAAGATCATGGCCAAGGCCGGGATGACGATCTCGGACTTCGACGCCTACGAGGTCAACGAGGCCTTCGCACCCGTGCCGATGGCGTGGGCCGAGGACCTGGGGGCCGACCCCGCGCTGCTGAATCCGCGCGGCGGGGCGATCGCACTGGGGCACCCGCTGGGCGCATCGGGGACCCGCCTGATGACGACGATGCTGCACTATCTCGAGGACACCGGCGGCCGCTTCGGCCTGCAGGCGATCTGCGAGGCGGGCGGCATGGCCAACGCGACGATCATCGAGCGGCTGTAG
- a CDS encoding long-chain-fatty-acid--CoA ligase: MTVTVPGLMQDFPLTTNHFLWRMARVNPRTRVVTILDDEGTSDETTLGDVADRSLRLAASLDRLGIRPGDRIGTVAWNTVSHLIAYFGVMSMGAVLHTVNLRLHAQQIVWTVNHAEDRILIVDDNLAELVFPLLADMPTVERIVVIGGGDVPEAPVPVQRFDALADADPGDYRMPELDERSAAALCYTSGTTGDPKGVLYSHRSIAVHSLIMSGSDVFGIAKHDVVLATVPMFHAMGWGLPFLATMAGADLVLPGRHLGARSLARTIAAHRVTWSTGVPTIWMDLLRHVDAGGDAARDGLAPLRKLILGGTKVPEDLIRRFARDLDVEVISGWGMTEIFPGGAVAATDPRLSTEDNLAHQTIAGRISPFYELRLVDDEGIVQPHDGRSRGEIQMRGPSVAGAYFRLEDEAADRFDDGWLRTGDIGTVDAEGWVTLVDRSKDMIKSGGEWISSADLESALQNHELVAECAVVGRPDDRWSERPHAFVVLTEDVPDANLKDFLAGQVPKWWIPEEFERIDAIPRTTTGKFDKKLLRSRLTHTDDRVIEGAPA; the protein is encoded by the coding sequence ATGACCGTCACGGTTCCGGGCCTCATGCAGGACTTCCCGCTCACCACGAACCACTTCCTCTGGCGCATGGCGCGCGTGAACCCGCGCACGCGCGTCGTCACGATCCTCGACGACGAAGGGACGTCCGACGAGACCACGCTCGGCGATGTCGCTGACCGCAGCCTGAGGCTCGCAGCGTCCCTCGACCGCCTCGGCATCCGGCCGGGTGACCGCATCGGGACCGTCGCGTGGAACACCGTGTCGCACCTGATCGCCTACTTCGGCGTCATGTCGATGGGAGCCGTGCTGCACACCGTCAATCTGCGCCTGCACGCACAGCAGATCGTGTGGACCGTCAATCATGCCGAGGACCGCATCCTCATCGTCGACGACAACCTCGCCGAACTGGTGTTCCCGCTTCTGGCCGACATGCCGACGGTGGAGCGCATCGTCGTCATCGGCGGTGGCGACGTGCCGGAGGCGCCGGTGCCCGTGCAGCGTTTCGACGCGCTCGCCGACGCGGACCCCGGCGACTACCGGATGCCGGAACTGGACGAGCGGTCGGCCGCGGCCCTGTGCTACACGTCCGGCACGACCGGCGACCCGAAGGGCGTCCTCTACTCGCATCGCTCGATCGCGGTGCACTCCCTGATCATGTCGGGCTCGGACGTCTTCGGCATCGCCAAGCACGACGTCGTGCTCGCGACCGTCCCCATGTTCCACGCGATGGGCTGGGGCCTGCCGTTCCTCGCGACGATGGCCGGCGCCGATCTCGTCCTGCCGGGGCGCCACCTCGGGGCCAGGAGCCTGGCGCGAACGATCGCCGCGCATCGCGTGACGTGGTCGACGGGGGTGCCGACGATCTGGATGGATCTGCTCCGCCATGTCGACGCCGGCGGCGACGCCGCGAGGGACGGTCTCGCACCACTGCGCAAGCTCATCCTCGGGGGGACGAAGGTCCCCGAGGACCTGATCCGCCGCTTCGCGCGCGATCTCGACGTCGAGGTCATCTCGGGCTGGGGGATGACCGAGATCTTCCCGGGCGGCGCCGTCGCCGCGACCGACCCCCGGCTCTCGACCGAGGACAACCTCGCCCACCAGACGATCGCAGGCCGGATCAGCCCCTTCTACGAACTGCGTCTGGTCGACGACGAGGGCATCGTGCAGCCGCACGACGGCCGAAGCCGGGGTGAGATCCAGATGCGCGGGCCGTCGGTCGCGGGGGCGTACTTCCGACTCGAGGACGAGGCGGCGGACCGCTTCGACGACGGCTGGCTGCGCACCGGCGACATCGGCACCGTCGATGCCGAAGGCTGGGTCACCCTCGTCGACCGCTCGAAGGACATGATCAAATCCGGCGGAGAGTGGATCTCGTCCGCAGACCTCGAATCGGCCCTCCAGAACCACGAGCTGGTGGCGGAGTGCGCGGTCGTCGGGCGCCCCGATGACCGCTGGAGTGAGCGCCCGCACGCGTTCGTCGTCCTCACCGAGGACGTGCCGGATGCCAACCTGAAGGACTTCCTGGCCGGCCAGGTGCCGAAGTGGTGGATCCCCGAGGAGTTCGAGCGGATCGACGCCATACCCCGGACGACGACCGGCAAGTTCGACAAGAAGCTGCTGCGCAGCCGATTGACACACACCGATGACCGCGTTATCGAAGGAGCACCCGCATGA